gtgggaagggacccagtGGCAATTAAATGTCGCTTTATAAACAAGgtgttattttatatatataaaaaaaatcaatgtgtATATACCGTATATCTATACCCATACATATATCTATGTGAAGCAACAGGATTGTGTGTGTGGTCACTGTGTCTGCTTTGCTCACACAACTGCCTTGCTACTGTATACTGTGGGGATACGACTGCGGGTCATTAGCAACCAGTCTGCTGTAGAACTTGGATAAGCGAACAGCcaggggaagaaaggaaacacGGGGCCTTTCACCAGGATGAGTAAAGTTTATCTTTGTAACCTCAGTACCAGGGAAGTCTTGCACTGGAAGTGTGCACTGATGTGATACTGAGGAAGGGAGGAAGCAGTGTGTAGAAAGACAGACAAAGTTAGCCACTGGCTCTCAGTTCTTCTTCCCGCTATTAGCAGCATgcaagtattatttttaaaaaaataacaaatttttACTTCAGCTTCTCTCTATCCTCCTAACAACCTGAGCTCCCTCACTCTGCCCAGAGAATGAAGCAAATATTGAAACTGTAATTTTAGGGTAGTATATCATTCAGGAGGGGATCTGAAAGAGCTAGCTTTAGCAGGATGGTAAGTGGATGTTTTAAACATCTATCTCTAATCCCTTGAGTAATAGCATTAAATTAGGGAATATACAGCCATTTCCTTCAAGCAGTAATGTTCCTGGCAGAAATTTATTCTTGTCAAATACTTATCCACTCCCTTATTGCTGTACAATGCACTCCAGCAGTGTTTCCCTCTAAGGTATGTTGGTAGTGTTTAATAACTTACCATTAATAATAGAGGAAATAATACTTTGCTTTTAAACTGTTCTTCATGAAGCTGAACTATACCAGAATCCAGTGAAAAAATAGTTGTGGCAGTCCCCACATAGAGGGACTGAAGATAAAAGACAGTATCAACCATATAATTAATTTAACTGTGGATGGTGGTGACAGCTGATGGTAGGAGTTGATGCTTTAACTCAGGGAACTGAGGAGGAGATGGCAATGCAATGTTCTTCCATTCAGATGCCACCTGACTTAACCATTAGTAAAGTGCTAGCTTTGTTTGAAGATGGGATatgtatggggaaaaaaaccctgaaactacTGAGTTTGGGAGAAACTGCAACTACTTTCtgctccttctttccttccatgcCAAGTAAGAATACCGTGAtcttctctgctcctccagcagcctgatCACAAGCCCAGGATCCCTGATGAGGTAGGTAGGCAACAGGAGATGCCTCTGACCATTAACCCTAAGCTactccaaaacaaacacaaatactTAGTTACTCCTAGGCCTTTTCTTATCTTTCATGTGGCCCTAGTGCCTCTGGCGGGACACAGGTACTTTGGAGTTTACAGTCTGGGGCCTCTCGGTGAAACGCAGTACTGAGGCTTAGAGCCATGTCACGCTGTATGTAGTATAGCCTCATCTTTAATCCACGTCTTAATTCTACCTTGATTACTTCAGGAAGTACATTTCGGGTAAGAGCAGGTTGGCTTCTTATCTAGAGCAGGCTCTTTGCTGCACATGGCTTTGTGCAACACCTTTCTTGCACCCAGCTTCAGTTCTTGCAGTAGCTCAGTGGCATTTCCTACGAATTTCACCTGTTTTTAATAGCTGGCTCAGCACCCCTTAAACAGTATTTCACAGCATTACCAAGAAGTTTCTTCCATTTGGACACAAATGATAGCAGACTTATAAGAAACCAGTGGGAGAAAAGAGGCTCTCCAGGGCTTAGCCTGGGAAATAGAGATGTGCAACAGAAAGCCAGAACCCTGAACCAGGGCTTTGGGTCACAGAGCTGATGAGGGTTCATGCCCTGCTTTCTCCTCCCCTTGCACATAAGGCTGAAGAGAGGCAGGGCTGCTCAGGCAGTGAGCACACCCGTACTCTGTGCAACAGTTAGACTGACCTTACACTGTTTGCAGCAGACGGGACAGCAGCTCAGTGGCACCTCCATAGTTTTGCTCTGAGGCCCTATCTAAGTAAGGGGCCAAAACACAGGCTACCTAACTGCAGGTGTGGTACAATCCTCCTTGTTCCAAGGGAAGCCAGGCATTATTTGCAGCCTCTCCCCTCCAAAACAGTACTTTTGTTATAttctggagcaggaggagctctGTGAGAAGGTTTAAGGTCTAGAGATTGCACCTTTCTAAGCACAGTAGTATGAACTGCCTGCATGCAATCCTGTAGATGCAGTTGTCTTCCATCTTTACCTACGAGTCCTACATGGAAGGAAGTTGCAGAAGATAGTTGCAGCTTCCCCTGTTGGCAAAAACACAGCGAGGAACTAGCTAGCACAGTTGGTCTCCCCAGTATAAACTGGACTATCCAATAACAGAGGGAGCAGAAATGACGTCTGCTCAGCATCAGTGCCTGCTTAGATCGGTGTTCCTCCCCATTCCTCAAATGCACCTGCTACTAAGGCTTACTCAGATGAACATTGAAAACAAGTCCACTCTAATACTTGTTCAGGTCAgactagggaaaaaaagagatttattcCCCATCCTCGTCACTCCTTCATGCAAGGATGTCGTAATAAATGTATGGTTTTTTGGTCTGGCAACGGAACTGCTCCAGTTTCAGGCCAATCCTCAGAAGAACAGCTTCATCCCACCATTTTGCCATGACCTGGGAGAAGATGAGAGAGGCAGAGAAGGGGGGCGGAAGTAGCATGATCGCATAGAGACACTCTTGAAAGCCCtggaaaacataatttttccCCCCCCAACAGCACCTAAAGGACACATACTTTTCCCTTTTACTCCAATAAGCATGGCATCGCTGCATTTGGGATAAAGGCAGCTGTGGGACAATTACAAGACATGGACCTTTCATTTACACGAGACCCTTTTCAAGAGGGAAGGACTTAAAGAAGTTACAGaaatgagaaataagaaaaagagaggaaagagtaGTGACAAATATAGGGTACTGATGCACGTAGACAGGGAGACAGACAAATCTATCTCCCAGACACCTGAAGAGTCCCTCTGCCACTCAGGAGTGAGTTACTCTGAGGCAAATCTCCACCCACAAGTTAAAATCTGTATTACCAGTACCTGCCAACTCGCTCAGGTGTGCTGTGTGGAACAGCAAGAGCCCGGTTATAGTGTTACCTGGTTAAAGCCAGCTGGGGATTTTGTGCCCCAGCATTCACAAAGAGCGAGTACTCACCTGGAAGCTGATGGGAAGCCCAGCAGTAGAGTATCCAATGGGGACCACAAGGCCTGGAATCCCAGTGAAGTTACCCAGCTGCATGAACCTGGGGGAAAAGCTATCATCAGCCTTCCTGCCTTGGGACAGCAAAGTCATCCCTTCTGGGGAGAGGCAGCTAGGATCAATCTCTCCTGCTCTAGAGACTGAGCTCCTTCAGTTAGCGCAGCTGGTCTCCAGCTGTTCCCAAACTTTTGCTTCCATAGTGCAAGCAGCACTCTTACCTCATGGACCGGACTGCGAAGGACATATCGCTGCTCCCAGTCGAGAGGTCAGATTCATAGATTCTTGGGGCAGTGCAAGCAACAGCTGTGGAGGAATCACAAAATGACTGCCATtgaaagggacctcaggaggtcatcttGTCTAACGTTCTGTCTCAGGGacggtcagctagagcaggttgcccaggaccatgtccaaaaGGCACTTGAATATCCGcagggatggagattccacagcctctccaggcaacctgatccagtgctTAAAGAGCAAAGGAAGAGTCAGGCAGTAGGTACCCTTCAAGGAACAGCTCACTTCATTAAAGCCACGTGTTTGATACACATTGGTGATGCAAACTCACGGCCCTGGAACTCAAGTCGCTGGGATTTATGAATTAAACAGTTTCTATTTAGAGCAAAAACATCTACGtaagttcaaggccaggctggacagcgctctgagcatcctggtctagtggaaggtgtccctgcgcacggcaggggcattggaactagatgatgtttaaggtcccttccaacccaaaccattctatggtaaGTAGATGTCCAGTCCCCTCCATGTAAATgtgctggctctgcagctcctgttTCAAGTACCAGGAAAGAGCTTTTCACTGCCATGGGTATAGGCAGTAAGTCTAGAAGTACACAGCAAATCTAGAATTACACAGCAGTCTTTCTAACCAGGCTGCATTCTCTTCTAAAGGCTCAAGGCACAGCAAAGTATTTACACAGAAGTCATGGTCTTAGAATTAGGGAGGGAAAGTTAATGGAGTGACTGTTCTTGAAATGCACCACACAGCTATCAAGGACCGTATCTTTGGCCAAGACTGCCAATACCTGGTGTAAGGATACAGTTCACAGTGGTGAAGATCTCTCGCAAAAATCTCATGCTCCGAGTTCTCTGTCGATTTGCCTGCAAGCAGAGAGACTACTGTCTGACCAGGCCCTCTTGGTTCATGAGGCTCGTTTGATGTTCACAGGCTCTGCCCATCAGAGTCTGTGCCTTTGCAAAAGAAGACACCATTCCTGCAGTTTGGAACCCAGAGGCAGGACACCAGTGCAGGTGGCATGTCCTCTGTGGTGCCCCACCATTCAGCATGCTTTCACAGCAGAAGGCAGTACAGCCAGGTGGTATCTTTCCACGTGTACACGGAGGTTAAGAGAATCCTCTACCCCACCTTCAGAATATCACTAGGTGCCTCCCTTCAGCCTTCACCACAGTATGTGCCTTACCGTAATATAATCCAGAGCTGTGAACTGGGAAGCCAAGGCCAGGTTAGCCCGAGTATCCAAATTCTGAAAGAGGAAACATCAATCACGGCTCTGCTGGCAAAAAAATGAATGTGGCAGCCCAGGAGTTCTCTTCCAGGTCTGCTCTCCTGTATCAGTAGTCATCCAACAGATGGCTTGTCATAGAAAATCAGGAGAGCCTCAGGTTTCTCACTGACTTGACACTTGTTCTATGTCAGCCGGGACAACTACTGGCACTGATCCAAGCTGCTGCTACTTACCATTTCCTGGAAATGTTTATTGAAGTCAGGTTGCAGGAAGTCCCTCATCTCACTGAGAATGCAGATTACATGCGCTACTCGCACTTCCTCCATCTCTGGAAGAGACACTTCAACCACGCTGGCTCCCAAACTCTGCAGGTGCTCCACAGCTGCATATAGAACAGGTAAAGCACAGACAGCAGCCCTGAGTTCACCAAACTTCACAGAAGGGCTGCGAATCCCCCCCCCACTTGAGAAGTTAAGAGACCCCACAGGCCATCATAAGGCCAGCATCCTCAGTACATTCTGTGGCATGCAGACTGCTGCTTCTCGTAGGTAAAAGCCTTCAGCCTAACTAGATCTCAGTACTCCAAGAGGGCGGGGATAGGGGCTTGCAGGCAGGTTCCTAAATTACCTGCTACATTTCAGGCAAGTTCATCTCCTCCCTGTAGCCCCCCAGTTAACCCAAAGAGTAAAGGTGGACTGACAATGCTTCCATGAGCACTTGACATGACCACATGAAGTGATTATTCAGCATCATGACATTCCCATTCAAAGCCTCTTCTGAACCATAATGGTAGAGGAACCCGGGGGATACTCAAGAGACCACATCAACAGTACAGGTTTACTAAATCCTGATGCACTGTAGCAAGGCTGAACACTAAGACTTCGGGAAAAGTGAATCTCTGGCCATCTAAAAAAGTCCCCTTCTTTTTTGGACCTCAACTTCTTCATAAATACCCAAGCTTGTCTATTCCTCTGGCATATGGTGCATCTTTCTTAAGAAAACACTACACAAATAGAAGCCTGAGTGTCTACAGAAATATTGTGAACTATCTCAGCTCCAATGCACAGGAGGCCAACTACTATACCAGGCATTGTAGAGTCTTTCTTCCCCACCCCCAAGTATTCACCAGAGTCAATTCTGCTTAGTCTAAAATCTGTTGCATCTAAAAAGCCACCCTAAAGGCATCATTTGGCTGATTTCAAGCAAATACCAGAGGACTGGACATATCACAAAGACCTAGCCATGTCTTTCCTACTGAATATTATGTTGTGAAACAATTCCCTCCCTTAAAAGTCTTCTACTATTAAAGCCTGCAGAGTAAGTATTACTGAGCACAGATCTGTCTTTATACAAGACAGAGGCTTAGCACACTGGACTGCATTCTTCCATTGTAACCTGACAAGCCTGCAACTGCTGAGCTTTTTAACCCTCAACAGTCAGGAAGACTTCCCTAATACAAAACTACTGCTGTTTGTTCAGCCAGACTTCTTCAAGCATCTGCCTTTAAGGACTTTAGGTGAGATCTTTCTAATGCATACAGAAGAGCAGCACAAAGTCATACCAAGACATCAGGCAAAATAAGAGACTTACAAACTTTTCCTCTTTACCTTTCTCACAGACGGACAGAACTTCAGCATCACATGCctagagaaaaagaggaaagaactaAGCAAACTTTAGTAACTGCCCTCCTCCTCTTGGTGAGCACACTCACCAGGACTTGGGTCCTCATGGAGCTTTTCTTGTTCCTGTCCCTAACTGCAGTGAAACACAGCCCTCCAGGACTGCCTTAGGCCACCTGCTTTAAGAGAACAGCTTGCAGGTCATACCCTTATGGAAAAGGAAAGGTCATCTTTTCCAGAGGAGAGGATATTCCTCCTCTGCACTGGGGCAGAGCCAGAAATGGTCCTTGTTTTTCACCAGGGAAGAAATCCTGAGTACATCTGTGGTGTTGCATTACAACTGCCAAGTGGTACTAGCTTGCAAGCCCAGTTTCTACACTGGAATGATGAAATACCACTCAGCAGCTACGGCATTGTCACCAAATGGATACACTAATTTTCCTCGTTTGATTTTAAACTGATTGCCTTTTGTAATGAGTTCAGAAGCATCGCTTCCAACGGAAACAGCAGTATGAGGAAGCATACTGCCATCAACTGTGCAGTCGTTACCTTTCCTCATGCCTCCAATAGACTTTTACTGAAAAGACtgccttaggaaaaaaatctatcCCTGTTGAGGTTTTCATCCAGGCTATATTCTCTTCTAATTATAGGACTAAATATGAGAAGCTGTAATGATGGCAGGCAAGAGAACAATGAATGCACTGAATTCCTTCAAAATCTCATtttgcaaagcagcagaaagagagacagaacagGCACCTTAAAAAATGTCCAGTCCACTCCCAGTTTTAAGCCTTTCAGGTCAGGAGCACACATATCAGAGAGGGTTGCTTTGGGCTGTTTCAGTCCTGCAGGGAACAAACAAAGATTCCTCCTTTTGTCTAGGGTGCCTCTAGGAAGGCAGAGCACCTGGGCTCGGGGAGGGAGAGGGCTCACCTACCATACGGATAGAGCGGATCCGGCTCAGCAAGGATGCTGTAAACAATGGCTGCATCTGCCACCGAGGTACAGATAGGGCCTGTAAAAGAGAGCTCAGTTATAAAAATGTGACGAGGGGTAAACAGTACCTTCCTCCCAAGGTCTTCTGTAGGCACAGATTTCCGCCCCTGTGAGAACACCACACAGCAAGGTCCCTGAAGTGGAGCACAAGTCCTCTTACCTACGCTGACTGTGGAGTAGGAGAGTGGCAAGCTGCCGTGGCAACTGATGCGCCCAAACGTAcctagagaaaaagaaaggggcAGTTAGCTGGATATCGGCAGTCGCTGGTACGATCTGACCTACCTGGCTCTGGTGCACCCAGTCAGTAAGCAACACACCCCTGCCTGTCACTTCTATGTCTGCTGTTTCAGAGCCCAGCCACTCCTCTTTCAATACCCTGTTCTGCTGACCACGACCTGTCTCATCAGTGAAACAGATATGTTCAACACATACGTTCAACAAATAGTGAAACTGTTTTCCCCCATAAGAAATTATTTAGTTGAGGGGAAATACGTGCATGGACATTTTGAAATACATGCATTTAAATATGCTCAGGAGCAGCATCTATGGTATGGAGGATGGAGAGGCAGTAGCAGGACTATCAACAGCAGGAGATACCACCCCCGGGAGATATCACCCACTTCACCAGTGACACTTCACGCCTAACACCAGCTGTCTTCTGCGAGTACTCACATCACCTTTCTGACCAGTTACATTTTTGTCATCGTCATCATTATCCTTCTCAGGTGAATCAAGATTAATCAAGCTGATCACATGTAAAGGATGGAAAAACAGAGTAACAGCTGAGTATCTGGTCCCAGATGAAGCTTCCGAGATCCTCTGAAATGATAAACCATTCCCAAAAGCCAGCACCTCTTCCAAGTGACAATCCTGCCTCACCACCTTCCATGCTGTAGACAGTCCTCTGCATTTCTTATGTCCTCTGCACATTCCCCTTGATTACATTAATTCTTACTGCAAAAACTACATTGCTACTTCTTGTAATACTGAGATAAGAGGGAATGGCTACATCCTGGTTTCATACATGCCTTTTACCAGGTTTAACTTAGCAGATACAAATTTGAGCAGCATCAGCCTCTCCATATAATTGGGGTGATGGGAAACCATTGTGGGTTGAGATGCTTTCCACCAGCTCACTACAGATACCCagctatgttttttttaaacatctgttcAATAGCCAGTACTGAGTTTTTTTAAACATCTAAACCCAGCTaagtttttttaaacatctgttcAATAGCCAGTACCAAGAATACTTCCACTCTGCCAGTCCAGCCCACATGACTCTCAGGGTGTCACACTCCAGAGTTTCTCTGGTCAAGTTTTGCTTGACAGGAATTAATGGACTGTGCCCGACTTGTTTGTGGCATTCTCTCTGATACAGCAAACAAGACACACAACCCCTTTAACAACAATTACAGGGCTCTACCTTTCAGCCCCACCACACCACAGAACGAAGCAGGAATCCTCACAGAGCCGCCTCCATCTGTGCCAATAGCCACCGGGCAGAgacctaaaaaaacccacacattagCCTGTGATCAGACAGAGTGTTGCCCTGTCCATTCTACCAGCAGCTGTAGCCAAGACAGCACACAGAGCTCTCTGTTCAGCTAGTAGTTCCCTCCAGCTTCTAAGCCCCCTCATAAAAACTAAATGCCTGAGGAACTTTGGCTCAggaccttcctcccaccccccctgAACTCTCTCTTGCAACACCTacctgctgctacagctgctgctGACCCACTGGAGCTCCCACCCGTGAAGTGGTTAGGCTTGTAGGGATTCCTAGGGATCTTGTGGTACCTGAAGCA
The window above is part of the Opisthocomus hoazin isolate bOpiHoa1 chromosome 1, bOpiHoa1.hap1, whole genome shotgun sequence genome. Proteins encoded here:
- the LOC104328254 gene encoding uncharacterized protein LOC104328254; the encoded protein is MAPVLLLLLSLLPAAAAYLCCVRRHTGSAGAVLRRREPGRAEARGRRPPRDPWAPRLSGSALRLFVRAANTAFGQICLLPFLIRLNNFSLMRSLDIHEDPTFIPEVAAEVTEDQSEAKSTSDIIEQLLDARSDSASNGFSFKGIKDYLDCYRSGKLTPSQVAKNIIAMLEDCDKSTPPLRAIVQWDQEQIMLMAEASTARYRNKCTLSYLDGIPVCLKEEFKVVPYHHRVGTVYLGTEPETEDATVAKKLREAGAIIIGVSNMHELGTGTTGCNPNRYHKIPRNPYKPNHFTGGSSSGSAAAVAAGLCPVAIGTDGGGSVRIPASFCGVVGLKGTFGRISCHGSLPLSYSTVSVGPICTSVADAAIVYSILAEPDPLYPYGLKQPKATLSDMCAPDLKGLKLGVDWTFFKACDAEVLSVCEKAVEHLQSLGASVVEVSLPEMEEVRVAHVICILSEMRDFLQPDFNKHFQEMNLDTRANLALASQFTALDYITANRQRTRSMRFLREIFTTVNCILTPAVACTAPRIYESDLSTGSSDMSFAVRSMRFMQLGNFTGIPGLVVPIGYSTAGLPISFQVMAKWWDEAVLLRIGLKLEQFRCQTKKPYIYYDILA